In Agromyces archimandritae, one genomic interval encodes:
- a CDS encoding SOS response-associated peptidase produces the protein MCGRFALSNEINELITDFVAQGGDFRDWEPSWNIAPTDTVPVLVSTVPKDVPKDEDGVRRGEPVRRLEPARWSLVPSWAKEPKLKFPTFNARSEDLAAKASWKGPLASKRAIVPASGYYEWHTDEDGRKTPFYIHLPGDELIGMAGLYSWWADPTKDRDDSSRWLLSVAILTSDAVDALIGIHDRNPVPLPRELWDWWMDPTVTGDQDMADRAVEASLPVAEALEVRQVAPIKRGADGPQLIAPVEE, from the coding sequence ATGTGCGGACGGTTCGCCCTCAGCAACGAGATCAATGAGCTGATCACGGATTTCGTGGCGCAAGGCGGCGACTTCCGCGACTGGGAGCCGTCGTGGAACATCGCCCCGACCGACACGGTTCCGGTGCTCGTGTCGACGGTGCCGAAGGATGTGCCGAAGGACGAGGACGGGGTACGTCGCGGCGAGCCCGTGCGGCGGCTGGAGCCCGCGCGGTGGTCGCTCGTGCCGAGCTGGGCGAAGGAGCCGAAGCTGAAGTTCCCCACCTTCAACGCGCGATCCGAGGATCTCGCCGCCAAGGCGAGCTGGAAGGGGCCGCTCGCCTCGAAGCGGGCGATCGTGCCCGCCTCGGGCTACTACGAGTGGCACACCGACGAGGACGGCAGGAAGACCCCCTTCTACATCCACCTGCCCGGTGACGAGCTCATCGGCATGGCGGGGCTGTACTCGTGGTGGGCGGATCCGACGAAGGACCGCGACGACTCCTCGCGCTGGCTGCTGAGCGTCGCGATCCTCACCTCGGACGCCGTCGACGCGCTCATCGGCATCCACGACCGCAACCCCGTGCCGCTGCCGCGCGAGCTCTGGGACTGGTGGATGGACCCGACCGTCACCGGCGACCAGGACATGGCCGACCGCGCCGTCGAGGCGTCCCTGCCCGTCGCCGAGGCCCTCGAGGTGCGACAGGTCGCCCCCATCAAGCGCGGCGCCGACGGCCCGCAGCTCATCGCCCCGGTCGAGGAGTAG
- a CDS encoding MarR family winged helix-turn-helix transcriptional regulator, whose amino-acid sequence MPDPSDGRSTLAVLTATGREKVDDATPGHVETVHRLVLDRLTKAQTRQLREITKRIAEAIDDGDAWKPSTPGVSAS is encoded by the coding sequence ATGCCGGACCCCTCCGACGGCCGATCCACCCTTGCGGTCCTCACCGCAACGGGCCGGGAGAAAGTCGACGACGCCACCCCCGGCCACGTCGAGACCGTCCACCGCCTCGTGCTCGATCGCCTGACGAAGGCGCAGACCAGGCAGCTGCGCGAGATCACCAAGCGCATCGCCGAAGCCATCGACGACGGCGATGCCTGGAAGCCGAGCACGCCCGGCGTCAGCGCATCGTGA
- a CDS encoding SDR family oxidoreductase gives MDRPSEGSGIRCTQPRVSNRTSLLQRFIEPAEIARLVGFLASPLSSATNGAALRADGGTLTGIL, from the coding sequence GTGGATCGGCCGTCGGAGGGGTCCGGCATCCGCTGCACCCAGCCGCGGGTTTCGAACCGGACCTCGCTCCTCCAACGCTTCATCGAGCCCGCCGAGATCGCCCGCCTCGTGGGCTTCCTCGCGAGCCCGCTCTCCTCCGCGACGAACGGCGCCGCCCTTCGCGCAGACGGCGGAACCCTCACCGGCATCCTCTGA
- a CDS encoding inositol monophosphatase family protein, producing the protein MGHTLLELARDIAIHAGESALEARRGGVEVAATKSTATDIVTAVDRDTEALIRSLIADARPGDGVLGEEGDTIDGTSGLNWVVDPIDGTVNFLYGIPSWSISVAVVDGPPVPGEWTALAGVVVNPVTGEVFEASAGGGARGNGRELHVNAGIALDRALVATGFGYSAERRLEQAKTLVDLLPKLRDIRRIGSAALDLCAVASGRLDAFFERGLNPWDHAAGGLIVGEAGGFVGGLPGMPESDRMFVAAGPGLFETLQTAIADAERAAGIE; encoded by the coding sequence ATGGGTCACACGCTGCTCGAACTCGCCCGCGACATCGCCATCCACGCCGGGGAGTCCGCGCTCGAGGCCAGGCGCGGCGGCGTCGAGGTCGCGGCCACGAAATCGACGGCGACCGACATCGTGACCGCCGTCGACCGCGACACCGAGGCCCTCATCCGCTCGCTCATCGCCGACGCCCGGCCGGGCGACGGCGTGCTCGGCGAAGAGGGCGACACCATCGACGGCACGAGCGGGCTGAACTGGGTCGTCGACCCCATCGACGGCACCGTCAACTTCCTCTACGGCATCCCGTCGTGGTCGATCAGCGTCGCCGTCGTCGACGGGCCGCCCGTGCCGGGGGAATGGACGGCCCTCGCCGGGGTCGTCGTGAACCCCGTCACGGGCGAGGTGTTCGAGGCCTCGGCCGGCGGCGGGGCCCGCGGGAACGGCCGCGAACTGCACGTGAACGCCGGCATCGCGCTGGACCGCGCGCTCGTCGCGACGGGCTTCGGGTACTCCGCCGAACGCCGGCTCGAACAGGCGAAGACGCTCGTCGACCTGCTGCCGAAGCTGCGCGACATCCGCCGCATCGGCTCGGCCGCGCTCGACCTCTGCGCAGTCGCCTCGGGGCGGCTCGACGCCTTCTTCGAACGCGGGCTGAACCCGTGGGATCACGCCGCCGGCGGGCTCATCGTCGGCGAGGCCGGCGGCTTCGTCGGCGGGCTGCCCGGGATGCCCGAGAGCGATCGCATGTTCGTCGCCGCCGGCCCCGGGCTCTTCGAGACCCTGCAAACGGCGATCGCCGACGCCGAGCGGGCCGCCGGCATCGAATAG
- a CDS encoding M23 family metallopeptidase codes for MPEYPLVPDGRLPGSDSASSADRPLTRRELRERQRAREAAQAASAQPTSGPAAGGPAQQPGGPSWRADAAAPSTWQANGDGSPQGRLPGPSASRPAQRPAPASGAAPRRPAPPAASPQRPANARSVAAPSRQPGQDGAAAPRRTPSPSNPPQPAAPASRPGATARQGLPQGRPATGAQGAPASTRRPANTGLPEHPRASTPAESTASREATASAAAVPGAVDPFTAVFGDAFVQVDETRAPGAASSSSSDTGATSFDWLLGEFTDEPAPAPAAPRAAPGPARSTGEQPRRPAAPSDTGKKGRKGRPAPVSDAAGGRKPVRVRVKQRPAGRGTPRRTAAKVASLAAMSFVALMTVATTIPSLSLMSTQDVQAMAMSGLRETQGPQQSVTIDGGTQIASTGHEGYESMTIMEYAEAAGIRPEATFTNNPLGTIQWPFAVGVHIGDRFGYRDCAGCSVDHGGQDFNPGYGAEIQAIADGVVSVAENGGGSLGVHMMIDHVIDGEVVTSVYAHMQYDSMRFEAGDHVSVGDVLGLTGSTGMSTGPHLHFEIRVGGVEGTKVDPLDWLYLYTN; via the coding sequence GTGCCCGAGTATCCTCTCGTGCCCGACGGCAGATTGCCGGGCAGCGATTCCGCCTCATCGGCGGATCGACCGCTGACCCGTCGCGAGCTTCGCGAACGCCAGCGCGCCCGTGAGGCGGCGCAGGCCGCATCGGCCCAGCCCACGAGCGGGCCGGCGGCCGGGGGGCCGGCCCAGCAGCCCGGCGGGCCTTCGTGGCGAGCGGATGCCGCAGCGCCGTCGACGTGGCAGGCGAACGGCGACGGCTCGCCCCAGGGTCGCCTGCCCGGGCCCTCGGCATCCCGCCCGGCACAGCGCCCGGCTCCGGCTTCCGGGGCTGCCCCGCGGCGGCCGGCACCCCCAGCCGCCTCGCCCCAGCGCCCCGCGAACGCACGATCGGTCGCCGCACCCTCGCGGCAACCCGGCCAGGACGGCGCCGCGGCGCCGCGCCGGACGCCGTCGCCCTCGAACCCACCGCAGCCCGCCGCGCCCGCATCGCGGCCCGGCGCAACGGCCCGCCAAGGCCTGCCGCAGGGGCGGCCCGCCACCGGAGCGCAGGGTGCACCGGCATCCACTCGCCGCCCTGCGAACACCGGCCTTCCCGAACACCCCCGCGCATCCACCCCGGCCGAGTCGACCGCCTCCCGCGAGGCGACCGCCTCGGCCGCCGCCGTTCCCGGCGCGGTCGACCCGTTCACCGCGGTGTTCGGCGACGCCTTCGTCCAGGTCGACGAGACCCGGGCTCCCGGCGCCGCCTCCTCTTCCTCCTCCGACACCGGCGCGACCTCCTTCGACTGGCTGCTCGGCGAGTTCACGGACGAGCCGGCACCCGCCCCCGCAGCGCCGCGCGCCGCACCCGGTCCCGCACGATCGACCGGCGAACAGCCGCGGCGTCCCGCGGCCCCGAGCGACACCGGCAAGAAGGGCCGCAAGGGCCGCCCCGCACCCGTCAGCGATGCCGCCGGCGGGCGCAAGCCCGTACGGGTGCGCGTCAAGCAGCGCCCCGCCGGTCGCGGCACGCCCCGCCGCACGGCCGCGAAGGTCGCGAGCCTGGCCGCGATGTCGTTCGTCGCCCTCATGACGGTTGCCACGACGATCCCGTCGCTGTCGCTCATGTCGACGCAGGACGTGCAGGCGATGGCGATGTCGGGGCTGCGCGAAACCCAGGGCCCGCAGCAGTCGGTCACGATCGACGGCGGAACCCAGATCGCCAGCACCGGCCACGAGGGCTACGAGTCGATGACGATCATGGAATACGCCGAGGCCGCCGGCATCCGCCCCGAGGCGACCTTCACGAACAACCCGCTCGGCACCATCCAGTGGCCCTTCGCCGTCGGCGTGCACATCGGCGACCGCTTCGGATACCGCGACTGCGCCGGCTGCTCGGTCGACCACGGCGGGCAGGACTTCAACCCCGGCTACGGCGCCGAGATCCAGGCGATCGCCGACGGCGTCGTCAGCGTCGCCGAGAACGGCGGCGGCTCGCTCGGCGTGCATATGATGATCGACCACGTCATCGACGGCGAGGTCGTCACGAGCGTCTACGCGCACATGCAGTACGACTCGATGCGCTTCGAGGCCGGCGACCACGTCTCCGTCGGCGACGTCCTCGGCCTGACCGGCTCGACCGGCATGTCGACCGGCCCCCACCTGCACTTCGAGATCCGCGTCGGCGGCGTCGAGGGCACCAAGGTCGACCCCCTCGACTGGCTGTACCTCTACACGAACTGA
- a CDS encoding IS3 family transposase (programmed frameshift), whose product MSSSRRKFTDEFKADAVQLVVQGKRAVAQVARELGINESSLGYWVKAYRQQHPDPQTAPMPVDAARIARLEAENRRLIEENAFLKKGRGLLRPGTAVSVKFTLIHAEKANHTVEFMASMLGVTRAGYYAWARRQGTASPAATRRAALSELIMQIHHDSAQTSGFRRVVAELGRRGIHASEGLVRKLMREAGLFGVQPRTRKRTTIPAADAAERPDLLCRDFTADHPGTRLVGDITYLRTGQGWLYLATVIDLFNREVVGWSMADHMRTELVADALRMAHAHGRVEHGAIFHSDRGSVYTSQAYADIADSLGVRLSVGRTGVCWDNAVAESFFSMLKNEMYHRYHFTTRAQARFHVMQYIEVFYNRRRLHSSLGYRTPAEVRAQHDPQTAIAA is encoded by the exons ATGTCGTCGAGTCGTAGGAAGTTCACGGATGAGTTCAAGGCCGACGCGGTCCAGCTCGTCGTGCAGGGCAAGCGTGCGGTGGCGCAGGTCGCCAGGGAGTTGGGTATCAACGAGTCCTCGCTGGGGTACTGGGTCAAGGCATACCGGCAGCAGCATCCTGATCCGCAGACCGCGCCGATGCCGGTCGATGCAGCACGGATCGCTCGTCTGGAGGCTGAGAATCGCCGGTTGATCGAGGAGAACGCGTTCTTGAAAAAAG GCCGCGGCCTTCTTCGCCCGGGAACAGCGGTGAGCGTGAAGTTCACGCTGATCCACGCGGAGAAGGCCAACCACACGGTCGAGTTCATGGCCTCGATGCTCGGCGTTACTCGCGCCGGCTACTACGCGTGGGCGCGGCGGCAGGGCACGGCCTCGCCGGCGGCGACGCGACGAGCGGCCCTGTCAGAACTGATCATGCAGATCCATCACGACTCGGCCCAGACCAGCGGGTTCCGGCGAGTAGTGGCCGAACTGGGCCGCCGCGGCATCCACGCGTCGGAAGGCCTGGTCCGGAAACTCATGCGTGAGGCGGGACTATTCGGCGTTCAGCCGCGTACGAGGAAGCGAACCACGATCCCCGCCGCTGACGCCGCCGAACGCCCCGATCTGCTCTGCCGCGACTTCACCGCCGATCACCCCGGGACCCGGTTGGTGGGCGATATCACCTACCTGCGTACCGGGCAGGGATGGCTGTACCTGGCCACCGTCATCGACTTGTTCAACCGTGAGGTCGTGGGTTGGTCGATGGCCGATCACATGCGCACCGAACTCGTCGCCGACGCCCTTCGCATGGCCCACGCGCACGGGCGTGTCGAGCACGGGGCGATCTTCCACAGCGACCGCGGCAGCGTCTACACCTCGCAGGCTTACGCCGACATCGCCGACAGTCTCGGAGTGCGCCTATCGGTCGGACGCACCGGGGTTTGCTGGGACAACGCCGTGGCCGAATCGTTCTTCAGCATGCTGAAGAACGAGATGTACCACCGGTACCACTTCACGACCCGAGCGCAGGCACGGTTCCACGTCATGCAGTACATCGAAGTGTTCTACAACCGTCGCAGATTGCACTCGAGCCTCGGATACCGCACCCCGGCCGAAGTCCGAGCCCAGCACGACCCTCAGACCGCGATCGCGGCCTGA